A portion of the Sabethes cyaneus chromosome 3, idSabCyanKW18_F2, whole genome shotgun sequence genome contains these proteins:
- the LOC128740832 gene encoding uncharacterized protein LOC128740832 yields MFYKNPLLSTLLLFCTIYGQTSSKGIKQKRLLYDLADPFVSVTEPAPFYHPTTFHPPAPVYSSDAPILNQVIKPIPSAVPPFHPKPSLLNLYKSNYFDYSNYGAPFHFVGSNQLGFSDEETYIADGRILKQYSVLEHHPEDVERHRLLQPTPSYFQHNLPPLFDLPISSAIGFNPRLGLPLNQSPLLTKNHGPVALGSGSLGYIHGPNGVVFGSGSLGYISHQQHRNSLSEIVARRSRKLRPGPLHFGHNHD; encoded by the exons atgttctacaaa AATCCACTGCTTTCGACGcttttattgttttgcaccATTTACGGGCAAACCTCATCCAAAGGTATAAAGCAAAAACGTTTGCTGTACGACCTTGCCGATCCTTTTGTGTCGGTAACGGAGCCCGCACCATTCTACCACCCTACAACGTTCCACCCGCCAGCCCCCGTTTATTCATCGGACGCTCCAATCCTCAATCAAGTAATCAAACCAATCCCATCGGCTGTTCCACCCTTCCATCCGAAGCCATCGCTGCTGAACCTCTACAAGAGCAACTACTTCGACTATTCCAACTACGGTGCTCCGTTTCACTTCGTCGGTAGCAACCAGCTGGGATTTAGCGATGAAGAAACCTACATCGCCGATGGCCGCATTTTGAAACAATACTCGGTTCTAGAGCATCACCCTGAGGATGTCGAACGCCATCGTCTATTGCAACCGACCCCATCCTATTTCCAGCACAATCTACCACCACTGTTCGATCTACCGATCTCTTCCGCCATCGGGTTCAATCCACGACTGGGTCTGCCGCTCAACCAATCGCCGTTGCTGACGAAAAACCACGGCCCCGTTGCGCTAGGATCCGGCTCGCTGGGATACATTCACGGTCCCAACGGTGTCGTGTTCGGTTCCGGTTCCCTTGGGTACATCAGCCATCAGCAGCATCGCAATTCGCTGTCCGAAATCGTAGCCCGCCGGAGCCGAAAGCTTCGACCGGGACCGCTTCACTTTGGCCATAATCACGACTAA